TGCACACACCCCTGTTAGACAACATCCACTGCTTTGCTGTCCAATCAAGTTACGAAATAATAAAGTCCTGACCCCAGTTAAGACCAGAATTTTTGCTTAGATCAGTCAGCATTGTGTAACCCTACTCAACTCCCTTTCCACTCATCTCCAAAATATTTAGTGGGCCTCTCACTGTCCTAAGACATCTTTTTATAATTGTTGCTCTCCTTTTCCCAGCTATGAAAGGTAAATTTTCTTAAAATAACACAtcaattttaaagggacactgttggGCTAACATTTATTTCTAAAATACCTGCATTACCAGTAAATTATGGCCTGATTTTCTAAGTTCCAGTTGACTTGAGCATCTGTAGCTACCACTAAACATTTTagggaattaaaaaataataaaatttaaaaaaagatcatcTTATCAAAGCTTATTAAAAGTGAAAGAAGTTTAAAGAACTAGTTTGCTTTTTACCATTTATGCTGTTGATTAACTTgtctgtggtgtttagatgtggcttgtaattattagaatttgTTGCACTTCACTGACCTTGGACAGTGCAACCAAACCAGTCCCTTTCAGATCGGATTCTGGTCACTTTCATTTACTGGACCTCATTAACTAGCGATGTTGGGGGTTGCAACAATattaggaggggaaaaaagttgtATCCACCAGAACCTATGTTCTATTGAAAGTCTTTAAAAAGATTTCACAAAAGATACATTAGTGGTAAGTTTTTACAAAAAACCACCAACCCTCTCACCCTGCTAGAGATAGAAAAATGTTGATTCTAAGCTATTTGATGATGTCCCTTTAGTTAATTTTAAATGTCCATTTTAAACAGATTTCAGACAGTTGGTGGGGGTGAGCTACAAGGAATAGGCATGTTATGTAGTTTAAGACACTTGTGAAAGAACTGGCACAGAAAGAGGCTCTGCCCCATACCAGCCTGACTGCTTAGCATCTCGATAGCTGGTTTTAGGTTGCAGAAGACAAGTTTGATCTAATTAAAAACAGGTGTGAATTTTAAGGGGAAATATCCATTTAGGCTTGTGTCTTAAGGACAATCTGCTCTCCTATCCTGTTTCTCAGAAAGGGCTGGAGACAAGAGGAGGCTTGTTAGTACATGGGAGTCCATGGCCCTATTTGTACCTGGAAGAGTAATATTCTTCTTCTAGTTCATACAGGTCAATGGAAATCTCATCCCTCAGCGAGATCAGCTTCTTGTCACACTCTTCCTGCACACTCCGCAGCTGCTGGTTACGCTGGTTAATGGCTTCGTTCACGGAGGGGAAGTCATTGAGGATCAAGAACTGCTTCAGGTCAGACACAAGCTTCATCAGGGATTCGCCAGCTCGGACCTTGCAAGGTGATAAAATATTAAGCAAACGGACACAAAGTGACTTTGGGGTCCTTTACCATGGCTCTGCAACATGATCTGCTGGGCTGCTCCCTCAGCCCCCTGATACCAGACTTTGCAACATGGGAGCAACTTGGCTAAAATGCTAGCCAAAAGCCTGCAGTACCAGAGAAGAATGCATTAGCACAATACAGTTGTCCATGCACACCATGGGAACTATGCAGCCTTCTGGCACTCTATGCACGAACAATGATGTTCTTTTGTTCCACAGGCAAGCACAGCCTTCAGTAGTATAAACCCAGAACTGTATGTTTTGTCACCAACCAAAGGCAAAAGAAGGTATTAACATTGCAAGCCAGGAGTAGGATTTCAGTCAGGGGCCTCACCAGTTAAAACTGGGCAGCTCTAAAAGTGAAAGTTGGTAGCTTTGGGTTGGGACCGAAAGGGAAATCCAGAGCAAACAGAAAAATCACTCCCTTCCTTTGCACTGGGAAAGCCACCCAGTGACGATTACACCTCTGGCAGTAATTGACATTAGTATTCTGAGTGCTCCTCACGGATGCTGTAACAGAGCACAGAACACACAAGATCCGCTATGCAGCACGCCGGCTTGGCACACAAGCTGTACTTACAATGTTGGCAGCTCTGACGTGCATCTCATAGTTGTCCTGCTCACTCTGGGTTGCTCGAGAGACTTGGGTTTCATCTTCAatctaaaaattaatttaaaaaagccaTGTGTCTTCAGCTCACCCAATATTCCTGCATCCCAGAAGAGGTTATTACTTAAAAGAATATCTTGTTTCAGTTCATACCACATATAAAAGGGGCTTATGTCCCTGATCCCATCTAGCAGATGCTTTTGGTAGGATCAGAGTTAAGAGTGCACCATTTGTTGAGCTCCCATCTCTTCCCTCATGTTAATCAATTGCTGTGCAGAACAATGTTCGCCTCTCTGTTTTCCTTGGACTGTCTTCTTGGATTCTTCCCACCATTGATTTTCCAGCACTTCCAGCTTGTTTGATTGGACTGTTTGTTTGAAAACTGAGTAGCATAATTTGCAGCTGTTCACTAGTAACCTGCTAAAAAGAACTGTTGAAAACTCAGGAGGCCAAATTTGGCATCAACCTTCCCTCACCCCTTGCAAAGCTATTAAAGCCTCATTGAAGAATAAGGCTAAGCTTGGTGTAGATGCAGAATAGATGCATAAATGTAGAATTTGACTCCAGGAAGTGAAAGCTTCAACTGCTGCATCTCTATGAGCCACCTACATCTCACTGGTTAATTTTCAAATGCAGCCTTTTCCTGTGAGCTGGATTGGTATTTCTACCCTTCAGATCAGTGTAACGATCATTCTGAGCAAAATTATTGGATCTACGTTTATATTTCAACACATGTTACCTTAGGATCTAGTCCTACAAATGCATAATTAGGATGTAGATAGTCCCACCGACTggaagatcagggcctaaattataACCTTACATTTTTATGGTGCCTTTCATCCaaagggatctcaaagcacctcaaAAAATTATAGACAAGGATCACTTTTCCCCAGCACTCAAACTGAGCCACCTCTGCTCTAGATTTCAGCGAGAGAGCTAATTAGTCTCTATTAGTTCATTAGAAAACAAGGAGTCAGATCAGAAGTTTGCTGATTATCTACAGCTATTTTCAGGATGAACAGATCTATTCTTTTGTTTAGTGCTGTCAGAAAATCCCCATCTGCAATGTATTGCCTTTTCCAGAGTGGCTAATTGGCCTTTGCCTCACACACAGGTGTTTTACATGAGGAAGCTGGTGTAAGAAGGTGGGGACGATGCTAGTTGGTCACAGGCCTGAGGATTGTTCTATATATTATAGGCTGGGAGAGTGGTTAACAAGTCTAAGTAAAAAGGAGGAAGAAATATAGAGACACTGATTTTGTAGTGACAAAGCAAGTTGACAAAGATTTAGGGACCCCACAACTGTGAAGGTGCTCCAAGCTGAAGGTTATTTGGAGTCATCTCCAGGATGTATACATCTGGGGTAAGAGTGTTTTGATATATAGTTGTTAAATGTGATGTTAGTAGAGGAAATTTGTTCCTTTAAGTAGTACAGAAAACTGACTCTTCTCAGATAGCTTGCTTAAAATCTAACTGTAGAAAGGGAGGGAATGTTTAAAAAACCCGTCTTTACATGAGACTTTTGTGTCTGTTATGTACAGACACTTGTTCCCTTCTCTAGGATTAGAGGGTTCTTCTAACTAATGGAAATAAAACTTCTAAACCCATGCCTTGCTCTGACTGCTACTAAATGAGTATTGACTTCATTGGCCTTCTTTCAAATACCCACCTTAGCAGTCTTGATGATCTCTGTGAAGTTATCCATGATTGACTTGATGTCATCTTTCAGCCTCTTGTTGTAGGACTGTAGGAGGGTCTCTTTACTCTGAGGCAGGACTCGTTGTTGTGACATTGTGTTAAATTAGATTGTAACTGAAAGGCAGGAAGAGAGAGCCTGTTGCAAGCCCCAGCCCAGCATTACACCAGCATATCTAAATGCTTCCTGTGACACTCCTAATTTTACTAGGAGTCACAACCCCACTAAGCCAATCTCTTCTCCCTACCCTAACCAGTAAGGGCTGCAATTCTACTCCCACTGACCAACAAGAGCAGGCCTGGGCCACTATGCAGTCTTAACTCTACACAACAATTTAAACAAAAGATCCGCCTAGGCGAATAGTTCCTGTCAGGGGCCGCAGGGAGACGTTATAGGGGTCCACCACAGATATTTCCAGGCAGCATCCTCGGCAAACCAGCTCCCTGGGGACAGGAAAGAAGGTCCCCCTAGCCAAGCCCTCTGGTACCTAGTAGCCTCCCTGCTTGCTGGAGTGAGCGTTCGCCCTGCAGGCAGGGCTGTGCATGAACTTGCAGCCCTCTAGCAGGGATCCATCCATCGGCACCCTCCCTTGAAACAGCCACGGCCGGCAGTGCGTGCTGCAGGCTCTGCTCCACTCACCCAGCGAGCGACACAGGGCATTGCCCGCTCCTGGGCGCCACCTGCCCCGAGCACGGCTGCTCTCAGCCCGGGCTTCGCGGCGAGCAAGCCCCTCTGACGATCAGCACGCCCGCCTCCCCTAGACTGGCCGCCTCTTCGCTGGTGGTTGGCTGCTGCAGACGCCAGTCCTTTGCCCCGGCTTAGGACCTGTTTCAAGTAGAGTTGAGCGAGCACGTTTTTTAAAGCAGCagtggggtgtgtgtctgtgtctgtgtctgtgtctgtctgtctccccgtCCCTGACTTGCTGCTTGGTCAGACACTAGAATGTCTGCAGTCCCTGCTCTTTAAAAAGGCACCCCTCACATGCTTTAAGGACGTGCATGCAAGGGGGAAGCTGCAGAATTGCTCCAAACCTTTATCACTTGGAAGGaacctttctctctccctcccccccccccccacttaagCAGCCTTGAAAGCATCGGCCTATAGCATTTAAGCTGGGCTGTCTGAAGGGTCCGGCAGATATCCCTCCATTTGTCACTTCCCGAAGAATTTCTAGCCAGAAGAGCTAGTGAgactttatttattattattaaagcttGTCTTGAGCACAAGACAGAGCCACCAACAAAAGGTACCAGCTCCTGTCTTAGCATAAACTGGCCCCATTCCAAAGTAAATGCATGGCCCAACTCTAgttgagcaggggtgggggaaactgGTGCAAAACTTTTTTAAGCTTTGCATTCGTGTctggttcatgctgtggaatgtaATGCATTAATAGCAACGTCCCCATTCACTTCCAGCGGACAAGGAACAACACAGTGACCACTTGCCCCTTATTTTAAGGGACCTCGCCTGACCATTTTAAATAGTAAACTGAGCAGTAGAAATACACTTTTGAGAGAAAAATACCTGCTTTGCTCAGGGAAACAGGGTTTCCCTAAAATGCCCCTAATTAAATAGTGCATGGTTCTTTATTTGCATCCAATATCTGGGTCACCACAAGAACATCTCCTGAGTCCAGTCTCTGCGTCCACAAGCTCCGTCCTTTGTTCGTTTCAGCTCCACCACCCCCTAGGCTAGGGGGTCAGGAGAGGGTAATGTTGGCAACTTCCCCTTTAAGAGAAAATAGACCACGGCCCCTTTAAATCCTCTCCGGCTCGCTTGCTCCCCGCCTCTCTCGCGCGTTGCCTCGCTGTCGCGGGATTTCCAGCTCCATACATATATTACCCAGCATGCCCcgctctctctttttccacctcaATCCAAAATGGTGAGTGGCGGCGGTTGCTGCTGGGCCCGGGTTGGGGGGAGCTTGAATCCGTTGCCATCCGCCCCTTCGGCGGGGCCGTAGCCGGGCGCTACCGGGCGGGGCAGACGCGCGGCCCCCGGGAGGGC
This region of Natator depressus isolate rNatDep1 chromosome 16, rNatDep2.hap1, whole genome shotgun sequence genomic DNA includes:
- the MED22 gene encoding mediator of RNA polymerase II transcription subunit 22 isoform X1 produces the protein MSQQRVLPQSKETLLQSYNKRLKDDIKSIMDNFTEIIKTAKIEDETQVSRATQSEQDNYEMHVRAANIVRAGESLMKLVSDLKQFLILNDFPSVNEAINQRNQQLRSVQEECDKKLISLRDEISIDLYELEEEYYSSSYSLCDTNDLPLCEAYWREDPAVLSPEGLSMPLAAATAEQSTTAPQSSTPSHPHVNGHGAGPMEHS
- the MED22 gene encoding mediator of RNA polymerase II transcription subunit 22 isoform X2, whose amino-acid sequence is MSQQRVLPQSKETLLQSYNKRLKDDIKSIMDNFTEIIKTAKIEDETQVSRATQSEQDNYEMHVRAANIVRAGESLMKLVSDLKQFLILNDFPSVNEAINQRNQQLRSVQEECDKKLISLRDEISIDLYELEEEYYSSSLCDTNDLPLCEAYWREDPAVLSPEGLSMPLAAATAEQSTTAPQSSTPSHPHVNGHGAGPMEHS
- the MED22 gene encoding mediator of RNA polymerase II transcription subunit 22 isoform X3 encodes the protein MSQQRVLPQSKETLLQSYNKRLKDDIKSIMDNFTEIIKTAKIEDETQVSRATQSEQDNYEMHVRAANIVRAGESLMKLVSDLKQFLILNDFPSVNEAINQRNQQLRSVQEECDKKLISLRDEISIDLYELEEEYYSSRYK